The genomic DNA AAGGTCTCACCAGCAAAAAACGCAGGGTGTTTAATACGTGCCCAGATCATGAGAACGACGCCGAGGAATAGCACTCCCATACCGAGGATGAATACCATACCGATGCCGCCAAGGGAAGTTCCGGATCCATAGTCCGGGTCGATTGAGTCTACTGCGGTCTGGAAAAACATCACCAGCAACACGATCCCGCCGAGGCCCGGGAACAGCCCCCGGAAGAGGAAATCTCGGATGGAGCCGGTGAGTTCTTTACGGAAATACCACACGCACGCCATGGCGGTGATCCCGTAGTAGAAGCAGATCATCAAGCCCAAGGCGGTAATAGTATCCCACAGTGCGTTCTCGCTGATCAGTCTCGTAATCGTGTAAAAGCCACCGGTGCCTACCGCCGAGGCGATGGTTGCCACTGAGGGGGTGCGGAAACGAGGCGAGATCTTCGAGAAAGCCGGCGGAAACGCTTTGTAGTACCCCATGGCCAGGATGGTTCTTGACGGCGAGATCATGGTGGTCTGCAGCGATGCGAAGGACGACGCGAGGATAGCGATCGACATCAAAATAGCGACCGGACCCAGTACTGGTCCAGAGAGCACAGCAAAAATCGACTCTTGATTGTCCGGATTGCCTGCGCCCAGTCCCTGATCACCAATACCAGCCCACGTGATGACCCCGATGGTCACCAGGATGTAGAGCGTAATAATGATCAGAATCGTCAGCGTTGCTGCACGCCCCGGGGTCTTTTCCGGATTCCTGGTTTCTTCATTCATCGTCAGCACTGCGTCCCAACCCCAAAACATAAAGATGGACAGCGAGATGCCAGCTGCGAAAACCGAGAAGTCGGTGATCTCGAGTGGATTAAACCAGTCCAAGCTCACCGGAGTGGGGTCATAGGCTTGCCCGCTGTTGGCCTGCACGAGCGCGGCTACAACAAACGCGCCCAGCACAAGGACCTGAAACGTCACCAGCAAGTACTGCAGCTTTTGGGTCGTGTCCAGACCACGGTAGGCCACCCACGCGGCGATCGCAGTAAAGAGCAGCGTCGTGGGGATATTGATCCAAAGATTTTGCGTCCAGGCTGCGATATCAGGGTTGCCAAACACTTGGGATAACAGAATATAGAAAAAGTCCACGGCCACCGCGGCGAGATTCGACAACACGATGACGGTCGCTGCGATCAATCCCCAGCCGTTCATCCACCCGATCCACGGGTTGAACGCTTTGGCGCTCCACGTGAACGAGGTGCCGGAGTCCGGGACGCGGTTGTTAAGTTCGCGATAACCAAATGCCACCAGCAGCATCG from Enteractinococcus fodinae includes the following:
- a CDS encoding APC family permease, whose amino-acid sequence is MSTSPPLSTPSSKSPGPTSERKHSPKGLATGQIGIIGATVIGVSCIAPAYTLTSGLGPTISTVGTQVPAILLVGFIPMLLVAFGYRELNNRVPDSGTSFTWSAKAFNPWIGWMNGWGLIAATVIVLSNLAAVAVDFFYILLSQVFGNPDIAAWTQNLWINIPTTLLFTAIAAWVAYRGLDTTQKLQYLLVTFQVLVLGAFVVAALVQANSGQAYDPTPVSLDWFNPLEITDFSVFAAGISLSIFMFWGWDAVLTMNEETRNPEKTPGRAATLTILIIITLYILVTIGVITWAGIGDQGLGAGNPDNQESIFAVLSGPVLGPVAILMSIAILASSFASLQTTMISPSRTILAMGYYKAFPPAFSKISPRFRTPSVATIASAVGTGGFYTITRLISENALWDTITALGLMICFYYGITAMACVWYFRKELTGSIRDFLFRGLFPGLGGIVLLVMFFQTAVDSIDPDYGSGTSLGGIGMVFILGMGVLFLGVVLMIWARIKHPAFFAGETLPKTTSVTDDTTTITTI